The following proteins are encoded in a genomic region of Channa argus isolate prfri chromosome 3, Channa argus male v1.0, whole genome shotgun sequence:
- the rbm34 gene encoding RNA-binding protein 34 yields MKKKLHQSGAALSGQQSADYVVGQVSGSLFQKDSTSSGSLSALFSTAAPAAPLLFQPAPKPVQKSTETKEQQKEAPGVKVQPSKKKPPKEKSAADQKLENRESSLQNADEDESGQKTSAKKRKSSEPIRENDVEHWVLKRQRLKVNRQEEAVKRKRTVFVGNLPISCTKKTLRSLFRDKGSIESIRFRSVVREDPSMSQKLATIKRKFHPKKQSMNAYVVFTDEEGVTMALERNGTEIERDFHIRVDRVTDSSSHDHKRSVFVGNLSFEITELVFRRHFEECGSVEAVRLVRDQKSGLGKGFGYVLFESADSVQLALKLDGSKLEGRSIRVKRSVKKEKLKTKTESKGASGRAGRGPKRGPAKGPTRGSGRNTGGGGLGGFKSQKKFSGNQLRSTKSSTSFKGEMTDPNKKPKKKGLKKKQKPNKTVHI; encoded by the exons ATGAAGAAGAAACTTCACCAGAG TGGAGCGGCTTTATCGGGGCAGCAGTCAGCTGACTATGTCGTGGGTCAGGTGTCAGGAAGTTTGTTCCAGAAAGACTCTACATCTTCTGGATCACTGTCAGCTTTGTTCAGCACCGCTGCACCAGCTGCTCCTCTTCTGTTCCAGCCTGCACCAAAG CCTGTTCAGAAGAGCACTGaaacaaaagagcaacagaAGGAAGCTCCAGGGGTCAAAGTTCAACCGAGCAAAAAGAAGCCACCCAAGGAGAAATCCGCAGCTGACCAGAAGCTGGAAAACAG GGAGAGCAGTTTACAAAATGCGGACGAAGATGAGAGTGGACAGAAGACCTCGGCGAAGAAGAGAAAATCGTCAGAGCCAATCAGAGAGAACGATGTGGAGCACTGGGTGTTGAAGAGACAGAGGCTGAAGGTCAATAGGCAGGAGGAGGCagtaaagaggaagaggacgGTGTTTGTTGGCAACCTTCCCATCAGCTGCACCAAGAAG accctgagGAGCCTCTTCAGGGATAAAGGTTCCATCGAGTCCATCCGGTTTCGCTCTgtg GTCAGAGAGGATCCGTCCATGTCTCAAAAACTTGCAACTATCAA aCGCAAATTTCATCCCAAGAAGCAAAGCATGAACGCCTACGTGGTTTTTACAGACGAGGAAGGGGTCACCATGGCGCTAGAGAG GAACGGGACGGAGATCGAGAGAGACTTTCACATCCGAGTGGACAGAGTGACGGACAGCTCCTCA CATGATCACAAACGCTCTGTTTTCGTGGGGAATCTTTCGTTCG agataACTGAGCTGGTGTTTCGACGCCATTTTGAGGAGTGTGGCTCAGTGGAGGCTGTACGACTGGTCCGAGACCAGAAATCCGGGCTGGGCAAAGGATTCGGTTACGTCTTGTTTGAG agtgctgactCAGTGCAGCTGGCTTTAAAACTGGACGGCTCGAAGCTGGAGGGCCGGTCGATCCGGGTGAAGAGGTCTGTGAAGAAAGAGAAGCTGAAGACTAAAACCGAGAGCAAAGGAGCCTCAGGGAGGGCAGGCAGGGGCCCAAAGAGGGGCCCAGCAAAGGGCCCGACGAGGGGCTCAGGGAGGAACACAGGCGGCGGCGGTCTGGGAGGTTTCAAGTCTCAAAAGAAATTCAGCGGAAACCAGCTGAGGTCGACTAAAAGCTCCACCTCATTCAAAGGAGAGATGACAGATCCAAACAAAAAGCCTAAAAAGAAAGgactgaaaaagaaacagaagccAAACAAGACAGTTCATATctga